A region of uncultured Desulfobacter sp. DNA encodes the following proteins:
- the tkt gene encoding transketolase: MADAETNNQDQLTVNTIRALCMDMVQKANSGHPGAPMGLAPAAYVVFKHFLKQNPTNPSWVNRDRFVLSGGHASSLLYSLLYLFGYGLTLDDLKNFRQWGSKTPGHPEYGETSGVETTTGPLGQGVANAVGMAMAERHMADRFNKDNQNLIDHYTYAICGDGDLMEGVAMEAVSLAGHLGLGRLILLYDDNSITIEGKTSITFTENTKAKFEAMNWHVVEVADGNDLNAIEKAVQAAKDAVSKPSLIKISTHIAYGSPSKQDSPDAHGSPLGEEEIKIVKKFYGLPEDKDFYVPDEVLANTRKAVAYGEQREKTWQETFTKFKTLYPEDANLFVDAITGFLTNGWNKDIPVFKPEDGPVATRAASGKVLNAIAPKLPTLMGGSADLAPSNKTYMACAEEFQKEAWSGRNIRFGVREHAMGAIMSGMYLHGGVRPFGGTFLVFADYMRPAIRVASLMKLPIIYVFTHDSVAVGEDGPTHQPVEHVAALRAIPGLTVIRPADANETAFGWKKALGTLNGPTALILSRQKLPTLDLSNSDGDMEWGGYTVKSAGKTPDMLIIATGSEVHISVAAADILEKEHNIKASVVSLPSWELFEKAPAAYKERMLPAAVTKRLTVEAGISMGWEKYAGSQGKCISINRFGASAPGSTVLKEFGMSVENIVKTALEL; encoded by the coding sequence ATGGCTGACGCCGAAACCAACAACCAAGACCAGCTCACCGTCAACACCATCCGTGCCCTGTGCATGGACATGGTCCAGAAAGCCAACTCCGGGCATCCCGGAGCCCCCATGGGCCTGGCACCTGCCGCCTATGTGGTTTTCAAACACTTTCTGAAACAGAACCCCACCAATCCGTCCTGGGTCAACCGGGACCGTTTTGTTCTGTCCGGCGGGCATGCCTCTTCGCTGTTGTACTCTCTTTTATATCTGTTTGGCTACGGACTGACCCTGGATGACTTGAAAAATTTCAGGCAGTGGGGCTCCAAAACCCCGGGACACCCCGAGTATGGAGAAACCAGCGGCGTGGAAACCACCACCGGCCCCCTGGGCCAGGGTGTGGCCAATGCCGTGGGCATGGCCATGGCCGAACGTCATATGGCAGACCGCTTTAACAAGGATAACCAGAATTTAATTGACCATTACACCTATGCCATCTGCGGCGACGGGGATCTCATGGAAGGGGTGGCCATGGAAGCCGTTTCCCTGGCAGGGCATCTGGGGCTCGGGCGTTTGATCCTCCTTTACGATGATAATTCAATCACCATCGAAGGCAAAACCAGCATCACATTCACCGAAAATACCAAGGCCAAATTCGAGGCCATGAACTGGCATGTGGTTGAGGTGGCCGACGGCAACGACCTTAATGCCATTGAAAAGGCGGTTCAGGCGGCCAAAGATGCCGTATCCAAACCCTCTTTGATTAAAATCTCCACCCATATCGCCTACGGCAGCCCCAGCAAACAGGATTCACCGGATGCCCACGGTTCCCCACTGGGCGAAGAAGAGATCAAAATAGTTAAAAAATTCTATGGCCTGCCCGAAGACAAGGATTTTTATGTGCCTGACGAAGTTCTGGCCAATACGCGCAAAGCCGTTGCCTATGGTGAGCAGCGTGAAAAAACCTGGCAGGAGACCTTCACAAAATTTAAAACCCTGTACCCCGAAGATGCCAATCTGTTTGTGGATGCCATTACAGGATTTTTAACCAACGGATGGAACAAGGATATCCCTGTGTTCAAACCCGAGGACGGACCTGTGGCCACACGGGCGGCTTCGGGCAAGGTGCTTAACGCCATCGCGCCGAAACTGCCCACTTTAATGGGCGGATCAGCCGACCTTGCACCCTCCAACAAGACCTACATGGCCTGTGCCGAAGAGTTCCAGAAAGAAGCGTGGTCCGGCAGAAACATCCGGTTCGGGGTCCGGGAGCACGCCATGGGCGCCATCATGAGCGGCATGTACCTGCACGGCGGTGTCCGACCCTTTGGCGGAACCTTCCTGGTGTTTGCCGACTACATGCGGCCGGCCATCCGGGTTGCGTCCCTGATGAAGCTGCCCATCATCTACGTGTTTACCCATGATTCCGTGGCTGTGGGCGAAGACGGCCCCACCCACCAGCCGGTGGAACATGTGGCGGCGCTGCGGGCCATCCCCGGCCTCACCGTCATCCGCCCTGCCGATGCCAATGAGACGGCCTTTGGCTGGAAAAAGGCATTGGGCACCCTGAACGGTCCCACGGCACTGATCCTTTCCCGGCAGAAACTGCCCACCCTGGACCTGTCCAACTCCGACGGAGATATGGAATGGGGCGGCTACACCGTAAAAAGTGCAGGCAAAACCCCGGATATGCTGATTATCGCCACGGGTTCAGAAGTTCACATCAGTGTTGCCGCAGCAGACATCCTGGAAAAAGAGCACAATATCAAGGCATCTGTGGTGTCCCTGCCCTCCTGGGAATTATTTGAGAAAGCACCGGCCGCATATAAAGAGAGGATGCTCCCGGCCGCTGTCACCAAACGTCTGACCGTTGAAGCCGGTATCTCCATGGGCTGGGAAAAATATGCGGGCAGCCAGGGCAAGTGCATCAGCATCAACCGGTTCGGCGCATCAGCCCCCGGCAGTACGGTTCTCAAAGAGTTTGGCATGTCCGTGGAGAACATAGTGAAAACCGCTTTAGAGCTGTAG
- a CDS encoding radical SAM protein, which yields MHLEGMVIRPPSEADSILLQVTLGCSHNKCTFCGTYRGKRFNIKKDEVIFEDIEFARKYCRRQTRLFLCDGDALIIPMRRLVPILERIRDRLPWVERVGGYANTKSIKMKTDEELALLHDLGIKIAYMGLESGDDKVLEAIRKGADAATMIAMGKKLKKAGIKLSVTVLLGLGGRKGSLDHARETGRVLTAMDPDFVGALSLMLIPGTELFDQYENGEFELPGPREMLTELGAMIAATNLTNGLFHANHASNYLPVRARLPRDKEKTLELISLALDGKIALTPEHMRAL from the coding sequence ATGCACTTAGAAGGTATGGTTATCAGGCCGCCCAGCGAGGCGGACAGTATACTGCTCCAGGTCACGCTGGGCTGCTCCCATAATAAATGCACCTTTTGCGGGACCTATCGGGGAAAACGGTTCAACATCAAAAAAGATGAGGTGATCTTTGAAGATATCGAATTTGCCCGGAAATACTGCCGACGCCAGACCCGCCTGTTTTTGTGTGACGGCGACGCCCTGATTATTCCCATGAGACGCCTGGTTCCCATCCTTGAACGAATCCGGGACCGGCTGCCCTGGGTGGAACGGGTGGGGGGTTACGCCAATACCAAAAGCATAAAGATGAAAACCGATGAGGAGCTGGCCCTGCTTCACGACCTTGGCATCAAGATCGCCTACATGGGCCTTGAATCCGGTGACGACAAGGTACTTGAAGCCATCCGCAAGGGTGCGGATGCGGCTACAATGATCGCCATGGGCAAAAAGCTCAAAAAGGCCGGCATCAAACTTTCGGTCACTGTGCTGCTCGGGCTTGGGGGCCGAAAGGGATCTTTGGACCATGCCCGGGAAACCGGCCGGGTGCTCACGGCCATGGACCCTGACTTTGTGGGTGCCCTAAGCCTGATGCTCATTCCCGGCACCGAACTGTTTGACCAGTATGAAAATGGAGAGTTTGAGCTGCCCGGGCCCCGGGAGATGCTCACCGAACTTGGCGCCATGATTGCGGCCACCAACCTGACGAACGGCCTTTTCCACGCCAATCATGCCTCCAACTATTTGCCCGTACGGGCTCGCCTGCCCCGGGACAAGGAAAAAACCCTTGAGCTTATATCCCTGGCCCTGGACGGCAAAATTGCGTTGACACCCGAACATATGAGAGCTTTATAA
- a CDS encoding formylglycine-generating enzyme family protein, with amino-acid sequence MRRFISVFTTFLFLVSTSECMAYDWVVLPSDSKDKIHGAVEKEVGKKKNYDSGSFKRDAIEKAEEEVYLKNKEISDNLITLRNNYNHYKDRRDAQKTICDNLKSVLDKEDVKYKTAIDSVEKLKGQQEEYIKEIFLQKGHLENRLLNEPVGEVVTATLYSTGWNKKKSDLETQADAAAAETAVETLMTYIESFSTQKEGILSNDVITSHKSGRADAVKKILEHKIAAGKYLRIKSFRIYPLKETVHRSKMDSMNSSCETTTVLNESMLHDFLKKNNIELPENFKKRIRLKVTDSQTTTENDQKNTHSIITTQQAVIKSKEGCLQNVIDNIALQNRVIKQSEETRKSLALELKNARDHFKQCLGDLSIAEQAYNSAKNNLIYYTFESGREQLKRDKLPPEIAADAVLSTLSRVKDSSRKFYSDVFEETNMGVLTISEKGSKEVPLKIENFKLVYISESSTSDDIEIGAIFGVKMGSLPVEKVGGVQSSGSRMQAASLPPAKGSLAVDAVPKDADVKIMNIKEKYQRGMELDPGSYHVRVVAPGYDTQNLWIEVGQGEDKTIAVSLEKSRGAQIGSLPPEPGSPEPGRKIWTEPITGMQFVWVPGGCFQMGQTQEEKDYLIKDAGQETYDKYYKDELPRHPVCVDGFWVGRTEVTLGQFRKFVKARRYKTDAEKKGNAWILNKSTGWQWKETAGHNWMDPGFNQTDTHPVVTVSWNDAKAFAGWLSQRSGRTITLPTEAQWEYAARAGTTSMRFWGDNNACLYVNAADQTAFPGDSGQKWSKRFECNDDYFFTAPVGSFRPNAFGLYDMLGNVWEWCEDVYDKNAYDKHLRNNPVITSGSSRRVDRGGSWGPLPQVRSGGLPVQALG; translated from the coding sequence ATGCGCAGGTTTATTTCTGTTTTCACGACATTTTTATTTTTAGTCTCTACGTCTGAATGTATGGCATATGACTGGGTGGTTTTACCTTCTGATTCAAAAGATAAAATCCATGGTGCTGTGGAAAAGGAGGTCGGCAAAAAGAAAAATTATGATTCCGGAAGCTTTAAGAGGGATGCCATCGAAAAGGCAGAGGAAGAAGTTTATCTGAAAAACAAGGAGATCAGTGATAACCTGATAACTCTCAGAAATAACTATAATCACTATAAAGACAGACGGGACGCGCAAAAAACCATTTGTGACAATCTAAAAAGCGTACTGGATAAAGAGGATGTAAAATATAAAACCGCCATTGACAGCGTTGAAAAACTTAAAGGGCAGCAAGAGGAATATATCAAGGAGATCTTTCTTCAAAAGGGTCATTTGGAAAACAGATTGTTAAACGAACCTGTGGGAGAAGTCGTCACCGCCACGCTCTACAGTACCGGATGGAATAAGAAAAAATCCGATCTTGAAACCCAAGCGGATGCAGCGGCAGCGGAAACAGCCGTTGAAACCCTGATGACATATATTGAATCTTTTTCCACACAAAAAGAGGGCATACTTTCAAACGATGTTATTACCAGCCATAAATCCGGGAGGGCTGATGCCGTCAAAAAAATCCTGGAACATAAAATCGCAGCCGGAAAATATCTAAGGATAAAAAGCTTTAGAATTTATCCCCTTAAAGAAACGGTTCATCGCTCAAAGATGGATTCAATGAATTCTTCCTGTGAAACCACCACAGTCTTGAATGAGTCGATGCTCCATGATTTTTTAAAAAAGAATAACATTGAACTGCCTGAAAATTTTAAAAAACGCATTCGTTTGAAGGTTACGGATTCACAAACCACCACCGAAAATGATCAAAAGAACACCCATAGCATCATTACCACTCAACAGGCTGTTATCAAAAGCAAGGAAGGCTGCCTTCAAAACGTTATTGACAATATTGCCCTTCAGAATCGCGTGATAAAACAGAGCGAAGAAACCAGGAAAAGCCTGGCCCTGGAATTAAAAAACGCTCGGGATCATTTTAAACAATGCCTGGGTGATTTGAGTATAGCTGAGCAGGCATATAACAGTGCCAAAAATAATTTAATATACTATACGTTTGAGTCCGGAAGAGAACAGTTGAAAAGAGATAAATTGCCGCCTGAAATCGCTGCCGATGCTGTTCTTAGCACACTGAGCCGGGTCAAAGACTCCTCCCGTAAATTCTACTCGGATGTTTTTGAAGAGACAAACATGGGCGTTTTGACAATTTCAGAGAAAGGTTCGAAAGAAGTACCTTTAAAAATTGAAAATTTTAAACTTGTTTACATATCAGAAAGCAGTACATCTGATGATATTGAGATCGGAGCTATTTTTGGGGTTAAAATGGGTAGTCTGCCTGTGGAGAAGGTCGGGGGGGTGCAGTCTTCCGGTTCCCGGATGCAGGCGGCTTCCCTGCCGCCGGCCAAAGGGTCCCTGGCTGTTGATGCTGTCCCAAAGGATGCGGATGTCAAGATTATGAATATCAAAGAAAAATACCAAAGGGGAATGGAACTTGATCCGGGCAGCTACCATGTCCGGGTGGTGGCCCCGGGATATGATACCCAAAATCTTTGGATAGAGGTGGGTCAGGGTGAGGATAAGACCATAGCTGTGTCTTTGGAGAAGAGCCGAGGGGCGCAGATCGGCTCCCTGCCGCCGGAACCCGGAAGCCCTGAACCTGGAAGAAAGATCTGGACCGAACCGATTACGGGCATGCAGTTTGTCTGGGTGCCCGGGGGGTGTTTTCAGATGGGGCAGACCCAGGAGGAAAAGGATTATCTGATCAAAGATGCGGGACAGGAAACCTATGATAAGTATTATAAAGATGAATTGCCTCGCCACCCGGTTTGTGTGGACGGCTTTTGGGTGGGCAGAACTGAGGTGACGCTGGGGCAGTTTCGAAAATTTGTAAAAGCCCGGAGATACAAAACGGACGCGGAAAAGAAGGGGAACGCCTGGATTCTCAATAAATCCACGGGCTGGCAATGGAAAGAAACAGCGGGGCATAACTGGATGGATCCGGGGTTCAATCAGACCGATACCCACCCGGTTGTCACTGTCTCCTGGAATGACGCCAAGGCTTTTGCAGGATGGCTGTCCCAGCGTTCAGGCCGAACCATAACCCTTCCCACGGAAGCCCAGTGGGAATATGCCGCCAGGGCCGGAACCACTTCCATGCGTTTCTGGGGTGACAACAATGCCTGTCTCTATGTCAATGCGGCTGATCAGACTGCGTTTCCAGGGGATTCCGGTCAAAAGTGGAGCAAGCGGTTTGAGTGCAATGACGATTATTTTTTTACAGCACCCGTGGGCAGTTTCCGGCCCAACGCCTTTGGTCTTTATGACATGCTGGGCAATGTCTGGGAGTGGTGTGAGGATGTGTATGATAAAAATGCATATGACAAACATTTAAGGAATAATCCTGTAATTACCTCCGGGTCTTCCCGTCGCGTGGACCGTGGCGGCAGTTGGGGCCCTTTACCCCAGGTACGTTCGGGCGGCCTACCGGTGCAGGCGCTCGGCTGA
- a CDS encoding HRDC domain-containing protein encodes MKFKIFTYPVPPPEDPAELNSFLSSVRVLSVSQYKCRSGSSSCLVFVVEYLEGKPAGQKGKPQPRVDYRETLSDGDFTLFSRLRDLRKTIAEKEGVPVYAVFTNAQLSGIVEKRINDMPGLLALEGVGQAKADKYGQDFIRLCREIFPAPDPGGSAAP; translated from the coding sequence ATGAAATTTAAAATTTTTACCTATCCGGTACCTCCGCCGGAAGATCCGGCAGAGCTGAATTCCTTTTTGTCTTCGGTCAGGGTGCTGTCCGTAAGCCAGTACAAGTGCCGGTCGGGCAGTTCTTCCTGTCTGGTTTTTGTTGTGGAGTATCTTGAGGGAAAACCCGCCGGGCAAAAAGGGAAGCCTCAACCCCGGGTAGACTATCGGGAAACCCTGTCCGATGGGGATTTTACTCTTTTTTCCCGGCTTCGGGATCTGCGGAAAACCATTGCGGAAAAAGAAGGTGTGCCGGTATATGCCGTGTTCACCAATGCCCAGCTCTCAGGTATAGTTGAAAAAAGGATAAATGATATGCCGGGCCTGCTGGCCCTTGAAGGCGTGGGCCAGGCCAAAGCGGATAAGTACGGTCAGGATTTTATCCGGTTGTGCAGGGAAATTTTTCCGGCTCCTGATCCGGGCGGAAGCGCTGCGCCATGA
- a CDS encoding RNA-directed DNA polymerase: protein MNQSACAMEAVLEWDNLMNAFHNAAKGKADRKEVIAFRKNLDRNIFALQKDLENLTMAFGRYSFFRIHDPKTRDICAAAFRERVAHHALINVCGPVLDHCQIRHSYACRKGKGQHRALKTASQWACHHEFFLKMDVARFFDTVDHAVLKKMLAGKIRDAKARALFSKIIDSYESVPGKGLPLGNLTSQYFANFYLTGFDHWIIQSTGAGRYLRYMDDMVVFADRLDLKKLSNEIEYYLDANLKLRLKPNHQINRTENGLGFLGAVVYPGRLRLSQAAKRRVSRKFKARETAFQKEIISEKDLAHGVQSLWAGLCHTQSRGWRKNLAVKSRIA, encoded by the coding sequence ATGAACCAAAGCGCATGTGCCATGGAAGCTGTCCTTGAATGGGACAATCTGATGAACGCCTTCCACAACGCAGCCAAAGGCAAAGCCGACAGAAAAGAGGTGATTGCCTTTCGGAAAAATCTGGACCGCAATATTTTTGCTCTGCAGAAGGATCTGGAAAATCTCACCATGGCATTCGGCAGGTATAGCTTTTTCAGGATACATGACCCCAAAACACGGGATATCTGTGCGGCTGCTTTCAGGGAGCGGGTTGCCCACCATGCGTTGATCAATGTCTGCGGTCCTGTTCTGGACCACTGTCAGATTCGTCACTCCTATGCCTGCCGGAAAGGAAAGGGCCAGCACAGGGCTCTGAAAACAGCATCCCAGTGGGCCTGCCATCATGAATTCTTTCTGAAAATGGACGTGGCCCGGTTTTTCGATACTGTTGATCATGCTGTTCTGAAAAAAATGCTTGCCGGAAAAATCAGGGATGCCAAGGCGAGAGCATTATTCTCAAAAATTATAGATTCATATGAATCTGTGCCGGGAAAAGGTTTGCCTCTGGGAAATCTTACCAGCCAGTATTTTGCCAATTTTTACCTGACCGGGTTTGATCATTGGATCATCCAGTCGACCGGAGCGGGAAGATATCTAAGATATATGGATGACATGGTTGTTTTTGCAGATCGTCTGGATCTTAAAAAGCTTAGCAATGAAATTGAATATTACCTTGATGCCAATCTCAAATTACGCTTGAAACCAAACCACCAGATTAATCGGACGGAAAACGGCCTGGGGTTTTTAGGGGCCGTGGTTTATCCCGGCCGGTTAAGGTTGAGCCAGGCAGCCAAAAGGCGGGTCAGCCGTAAATTCAAGGCCAGGGAAACGGCTTTTCAAAAAGAGATCATTTCCGAAAAAGACCTGGCCCATGGCGTTCAGTCTTTGTGGGCCGGGCTCTGCCACACCCAAAGCCGTGGATGGCGGAAAAATCTGGCCGTGAAAAGCAGAATAGCATGA
- a CDS encoding type II toxin-antitoxin system Phd/YefM family antitoxin, whose protein sequence is MTILSATEARSNLYRLIDQTLSSHEPIIITGKRGNAVLLSEEDWKSIQETMFLLNIPGMRESIQEGLSTPVEECSEDLDW, encoded by the coding sequence ATGACAATATTATCCGCTACAGAGGCCCGTTCCAATCTTTACAGGCTTATTGACCAGACATTATCATCCCATGAACCAATTATTATCACAGGAAAGAGAGGAAATGCGGTCCTTCTTTCTGAAGAAGACTGGAAATCAATTCAAGAAACAATGTTCTTACTAAATATTCCTGGAATGCGCGAATCTATACAGGAAGGACTGTCAACGCCAGTGGAAGAATGCAGCGAGGATCTTGACTGGTGA